In Cydia fagiglandana chromosome 3, ilCydFagi1.1, whole genome shotgun sequence, the following are encoded in one genomic region:
- the LOC134679979 gene encoding sodium-coupled monocarboxylate transporter 1-like isoform X3: MSVVISFTFMPVLHDLQITSAYEYLELRYNKRVRLFGSIIFSFYLMAWLPIVIYVPALAFNQVTGVNIHIVTPIVCFVCIFYTSLGGLKAVVWTDVIQTIVMTGAMILVIIKGTIIVGGPGEVWRRNWNTGRIEMPSLHFDLTDRHTIWSVSIGSMFYWTGNIAVNQSMMQRFLSLPDLKSSKRAVWGFLGGIALIVLICAFSGMLAYARYYDCDPLDSKLALAKDQILPLLVMDVLGEWNGLPGIFVAGVFSAALSSLSTGLNSMSAVVLEDFWKPFFRQPSHKETQILMRAVVVVIGCVCVGLVFIVEKLGSVLQLSMSLSSASMGPLTGVFLMGLFLPFIDSTSALSGGVFGLLTSWWVAAQAQLAQARGSLRFEEKPRFLHNCTYTFPEKTVLEATEDEVAYLYRISYFWYTAFGCIVTIVAACLINLWPQKKKEKHFNELRLYAPFIRRWIANKYQIKVNNGDVELHKR; this comes from the exons ATGTCAGTCGTCATCTCTTTTACTTTCATGCCAGTATTACACGATTTGCAAATAACATCGGCTTATGAG TACTTAGAACTTCGTTACAACAAGCGGGTTCGATTATTTGGTTCTAtcatatttagtttttatttg atggCGTGGTTACCCATTGTAATATACGTGCCGGCTTTAGCATTTAACCAAG TAACCGGTGTCAATATCCATATCGTCACACCAATCGTATGCTTTGTTTGCATATTTTATACATCATTG GGAGGTTTAAAAGCCGTGGTTTGGACGGATGTGATACAAACTATAGTGATGACTGGCGCTATGATTTTAGTCATCATTAAAGGGACAATCATTGTTGGTGGCCCTGGCGAGGTCTGGCGACGGAACTGGAATACAGGAAGGATAGAAATGCCCTC aCTTCACTTTGATTTGACTGATCGACATACTATTTGGTCCGTCTCCATTGGGTCCATGTTTTATTGGACTGGCAATATAGCGGTCAATCAATCTATGATGCAGAGATTCCTGTCCCTACCGGATTTAAAGTCGTCAAAAAG ggCAGTTTGGGGTTTCCTAGGAGGAATAGCACTAATAGTGTTAATCTGTGCCTTCAGCGGGATGCTAGCATACGCTAGATACTACGATTGCGATCCCCTGGACTCCAAGCTGGCTCTGGCCAAGGATCAGATCTTGCCGTTGTTGGTTATGGACGTCCTAGGAGAATGGAATGGCTTGCCTGGTATCTTTGTTGCTGGAGTGTTTAGTGCAGCACTCAG TTCGCTATCAACTGGGCTTAATTCAATGTCTGCTGTGGTTCTGGAGGACTTTTGGAAACCGTTTTTCAGGCAGCCTTCACACAAGGAGACACAAATACTTATGCGCGCCGTGGTTGTAGTTATTGGATGCGTATGTGTCG gccTAGTGTTTATTGTTGAGAAGTTGGGATCCGTTCTACAATTGTCGATGAGCTTGTCATCTGCATCAATGGGCCCTCTGACTGGTGTATTCCTCATGGGTCTGTTCTTACCGTTTATTGATTCTACG AGCGCCTTGAGCGGGGGGGTGTTTGGTCTGCTTACTTCTTGGTGGGTGGCTGCGCAGGCGCAGCTCGCGCAGGCGCGCGGCTCCCTGCGTTTCGAGGAGAAACCCCGTTTTCTCCACAACTGTACTTACACCTTCCCCGAGAAAACCGTACTGGAGGCGACCGAGGA TGAAGTGGCCTACTTATACAGGATATCGTACTTTTGGTACACTGCATTCGGATGCATCGTAACCATAGTCGCGGCCTGTCTCATCAACCTCTGGCCGcagaagaaaaaagaaaaacactTCAACGAGCTGAGACTTTACGCGCCTTTCATAAGAAGATGGATTGCAAACAAATATCAG attaAAGTGAACAACGGGGATGTCGAACTACACAAGAGATAA
- the LOC134679988 gene encoding pancreatic lipase-related protein 2-like has protein sequence MKWFVLISVAIAVTSASVIRDLTEGYQDGDRYFLFPSDDGDNVLHLVDALEPVDEEFIRDYARNPDNNGYWLFTRANPHVAQLLLDGDVNSVMQSNFDLRKETVFLAHGWNGHGGNNMNAQLTEAFLQTADVNVIVLDWSILANRNYITAKNGVAAVGRGLGQFISWLSNGFGLSLDKVHLVGFSLGGHLMGNAGRELQGQVKRITALDPAGPLWGSDNNRIVPTDARYVEVIHTNTAMYGYSSPCGHSDHYPNGGSSMPGCWLNSCSHSRAWEYMVATVKYDHLLGNECETQRDASRGRCTGQLQSMGNGDINKEQLGIFRADTARNYPY, from the exons ATGAAGTGGTTTGTCCTGATATCCGTCGCTATAGCag TTACGTCTGCGAGCGTCATCAGAGACCTTACTGAGGGTTATCAGGATGGGGACAGATACTTCCTCTTTCCGAGCGACGACGGGGACAACGTACTCCATCTCGTCGACGCACTAGAGCCCGTCGACGAAGAATTCATCCGAGACTACGCGCGAAACCCAGATAACAACGGCTACTGGCTGTTTACACG GGCAAATCCTCACGTGGCTCAATTGCTGCTGGATGGAGACGTGAACAGTGTGATGCAGTCCAACTTTGATTTGAGAAAGGAAACCGTTTTCCTAGCTCATGGATGGAATGGTCATGGTGGAAATAATATGAACGCACAACTCACTGAAG CTTTCCTTCAAACGGCTGACGTGAACGTCATCGTCCTGGACTGGAGCATCCTCGCCAATCGCAACTACATCACGGCGAAGAATGGAGTCGCCGCAGTCGGCCGTGGACTCGGCCAGTTCATCAGCTGGCTCAGCAACGGCTTTGGGCTCTCGCTGGATAAAGTGCACTTGGTTGGGTTCAGTCTTGGAGGACATTTAATGGGCAACGCGGGTCGAGAGCTGCAAGGCCAAGTTAAAAGGATCACAG ctCTTGACCCGGCCGGTCCCCTCTGGGGCAGCGACAACAACCGCATCGTCCCAACCGACGCCCGCTACGTCGAGGTCATTCACACCAACACCGCCATGTACGGCTACTCCAGCCCATGCGGCCACTCCGACCACTACCCGAACGGGGGCTCAAGCATGCCTGGTTGCTGGCTCAACAGCTGTTCACACTCGAGAGCCTGGGAATACATGGTTGCCACGGTCAAGTATGACCATCTATTAGGCAACGAGTGCGAGACCCAGAGAGATGCTAGCAGGGGCAGATGTACCGGCCAACTTCAGTCAATGGGCAATGGAGATATCAATAAAGAACA GCTCGGCATCTTCAGAGCAGACACAGCAAGAAATTACCCGTACTAA